A genomic window from Prunus persica cultivar Lovell chromosome G2, Prunus_persica_NCBIv2, whole genome shotgun sequence includes:
- the LOC18787628 gene encoding putative disease resistance RPP13-like protein 1, whose protein sequence is MNDKIHELLARLENFVQLKSALGLREDAGRKVSQRTPTTSLVHEPCVYGRDEVKENLSKVLLSDDASKDDVSVLTIVGMGGVGKTTIARLLYNDKKVKGHFTFQAWACVSEDYDAIRITKTLLESVTSKPCNTIDLNLLQVELREQLRGRKFLFVLDDLWNEDYTDLKFLQTPFMSGARGSKVIITTRNKNIASVMQNVPIQYLEPLSHEDCWLLLSKHAFGNENCSAHPNLEDIGKQIALKCKGLPLAAQTLGGLLRCNIDFEYWSRILNDNFWDQPYDTTNILPALGLSYHYLPAQLKRCFAYCSIFPKDFEFEKEDIVQLWIAEGIIPQAENGKRMEALARRYFDELLSRSLFQKSRKFSFIMHDLINDLAMFMSQGFCLRLEGGVSLEVKRARHLSYARGKFDAAPRFEPLYEATCLRTFLPTSLNPYRHERFFVSKKVLQDLLPSLRCLRVLSLSHYQNVTELPDCIANLIHLRYLDLSHTAIERLPRLVCNLYNLQTLLLSNCYSLFELPADIRKLINLQKLTLGGCSSLIKLPAGMKELINLHHLDVSGTKIEEMPVQMGRLKSLRTLTAFVVGKSTGSGIRELREFRSFAENYQF, encoded by the coding sequence ATGAATGATAAGATACACGAGTTACTAGCAAGGTTAGAAAATTTCGTACAACTGAAAAGTGCTCTAGGTCTGAGAGAAGATGCTGGGCGGAAGGTTTCACAAAGAACACCAACAACTTCCTTGGTTCATGAACCTTGTGTCTATGGTAGAGATGAAgtcaaagaaaatttatcaaaAGTGTTGCTATCTGATGATGCAAGCAAGGATGATGTGTCTGTCCTCACCATTGTTGGAATGGGCGGGGTTGGCAAGACAACCATTGCCCGATTGCTTTACAATGACAAGAAGGTGAAAGGTCATTTTACATTTCAAGCTTGGGCTTGTGTTTCAGAAGATTATGATGCTATTAGGATAACTAAAACTCTTCTTGAGTCAGTCACTTCAAAGCCTTGTAATACGATAGATTTGAATTTGCTTCAAGTTGAACTAAGAGAACAACTGAGGGGAAGGAAATTTCTATTTGTATTGGATGACCTATGGAATGAGGATTATACTGATTTGAAGTTCCTCCAAACTCCTTTTATGTCAGGAGCAAGGGGAAGTAAAGTCATCATAACAACACGGAACAAAAATATAGCATCCGTCATGCAAAATGTTCCTATTCAATACTTGGAACCACTGTCACATGAGGACTGCTGGTTGTTACTTTCAAAACATGCATTTGGAAATGAAAACTGTAGTGCACATCCAAACTTGGAAGACATTGGAAAGCAAATTGCACTCAAGTGCAAAGGGTTGCCTTTAGCTGCACAAACACTTGGGGGTTTGTTACGTTGCAATATAGATTTCGAGTATTGGAGTAGAATActaaatgacaatttttgggaCCAACCCTATGATACAACTAACATTCTTCCAGCTCTAGGGTTGAGTTACCATTATCTTCCTGCTCAGTTAAAACGATGCTTTGcttattgttcaatttttcctaaggattttgagtttgaaaaggAAGATATAGTTCAATTATGGATTGCAGAAGGTATAATTCCACAAGCTGAGAATGGAAAAAGGATGGAAGCATTGGCTAGAAGATACTTTGATGAATTATTATCACGATCGTTGTTTCAAAAGTCAAGGAAATTCAGCTTCATTATGCATGATCTCATTAATGACTTGGCTATGTTCATGTCTCAGGGGTTTTGCCTTAGGCTCGAAGGTGGGGTATCTCTTGAAGTTAAAAGAGCTCGTCATTTGTCATATGCTAGGGGAAAATTTGATGCTGCTCCAAGATTTGAACCATTATATGAGGCTACATGTTTGCGGACCTTCCTACCTACCTCTTTAAATCCATATAGACATGAAAGATTTTTTGTAAGTAAAAAAGTTCTACAAGATTTGTTGCCATCACTAAGATGTTTGCGGGTGTTATCATTGTCACATTATCAAAATGTGACTGAGTTACCTGATTGCATTGCAAACCTCATTCACTTGCGCTACTTGGATCTTTCCCATACCGCAATTGAAAGGTTACCGAGGCTAGTTTGCAATCTCTACAACTTGCAAACATTACTATTGTCAAATTGTTACTCTCTCTTTGAATTGCCTGCAGACATTAGAAAATTGattaatttacaaaaattgACGTTGGGAGGTTGTAGTTCTCTTATTAAATTGCCTGCAGGCATGAAGGAGTTGATTAATTTGCATCACCTTGATGTCAGTGGAACTAAAATTGAAGAGATGCCGGTGCAAATGGGTAGACTGAAAAGTTTGAGAACATTGACTGCGTTTGTTGTGGGCAAATCTACTGGGTCAGGCATAAGAGAACTGAGGGAGTTCCGCAGCTTCGCGGAAAACTATCAATTTTGA
- the LOC18787388 gene encoding exportin-7 isoform X2 has protein sequence MEGLRQLEALCERLYNSQDSVERAHAENTLKCFSVNIEYISQCQYILDNAVTPYALMLASSSLLKQVTDHSLALQLRLDIRSYLINYLATRGPELQPFVTASLIQLLCRLTKFGWFDDDRFREVVKESMNFLNQATSDHYAIGLKILSQLVSEMNQPNPGLPSTHHRRVACSFRDQSLFQIFQISLTSLRQLETNVASRLQELALSLSLKCLSFDFVGTSIDESSEEFGTVQIPSAWRSVLEDPSTLQVFFDYYAITKAPLSKEALECLVRLASVRRSLFTNDAARSKFLAHLMTGTKEILQTGQGLADHDNYHEYCRLLGRFRVNYQLSELVNVEGYSDWIRLVAEFTLKSLQSWKWASSSVYYLLGLWSRLVTSVPYLKGDAPSLLDEFVPKITEGFITSRFNSVQDGSPDDLSENPLDNVELLQDQLDCFPYLCRFQYESSSLYIINIVEPILQIYTERARVQTSDNSDLSVIEAKLAWIVHIVAAILKIKQCTGCSAESQEVLDAELSARILQLINVTDSGVHSQRYGEISKQRLDRAILTFFQHFRKSYVGDQAMHSSKLYARLSELLGLHDHLLMLNAIVGKIATNLKCYTESEEVIGHTLSLFLELASGYMTGKLLLKLDTVKFIVANHTREHFPFLEEYRCSRSRTTFYYTIGWLIFMEDSPVKFKSSMDPLLQVFINLESTPDSMFRTDAVKYALIGLMRDLRGIAMATNSRRTYGLLFDWLYPAHMPLLLKGILHWSDTPEVTTPLLKFMAEFVLNKAQRLTFDSSSPNGILLFREVSKLIVAYGSRILSLPNVADIYAFKYKGIWISLTILTRALAGNYVNFGVFELYGDRALSDALDIALKMTLSIPLADILAFRKLTRAYFAFLEVLFNSHIVYILNLDTTTFMHIVGSLESGLKGLDTSISSQCASAVDNLAAFYFNNITMGEAPTLPTAVNLARHISDCPNLFPEILKTLFEIVLFEDCGNQWSLSRPMLSLILISEQMFSDLKVRILASQPADQHQRLSQCFDKLMADVTRSLDSKNRDKFTQNLTVFRHEFRVK, from the exons ATGGAAGGGTTACGGCAACTGGAGGCTTTGTGTGAGAGGCTGTACAATTCGCAGGACTCTGTTGAACGAGCCCACGCTGAGAACACTCTCAAATGCTTTTCTGTGAACATCGAATACATTTCACAGTGCCAATACATTCTGGACAATGCCGTGACTCCGTACGCGTTGATGCTAGCTAGTTCTAGTTTGTTGAAGCAAGTCACTGACCATAGCCTTGCTCTGCAGCTTCGTCTTGATATTC GGAGTTACCTTATTAACTATTTGGCCACTAGAGGACCTGAGTTGCAGCCATTTGTGACTGCATCCTTAATCCAACTCTTATGTCGACTCACCAAGTTTGGGTGGTTTGATGATGATCGATTCCGGGAAGTGGTGAAAGAGTCAATGAACTTCTTGAACCAG GCAACATCTGATCACTATGCCATTGGTTTGAAGATATTGAGCCAACTTGTGTCTGAGATGAATCAG CCTAATCCAGGGTTGCCCTCAACTCATCATCGGAGGGTTGCCTGCTCCTTCAGGGATCAGTCTCTGTTTCAAATATTCCAAATATCCTTAACTTCATTGCGTCAACTGGAAACTAATG TTGCAAGTCGATTGCAAGAGTTGGctctttctctttcacttAAATGTTtatcttttgattttgttgggaCATCAATTGATGAAAGTTCTGAAGAATTTGGTACTGTTCAg ATTCCATCTGCTTGGAGGTCAGTTTTGGAGGATCCATCAACACTTCAAGTATTCTTTGATTACTATGCCATTACAAAGGCCCCCCTTTCAAAGGAG GCATTGGAGTGCTTGGTGCGACTAGCTTCTGTTAGACGTTCTTTGTTCACAAATGATGCCGCCCGTTCTAAGTTTTTGGCCCATTTAATGACAGGAACCAAAGAAATCCTACAAACTGGGCAAG GTCTTGCTGATCATGATAATTACCATGAATATTGTCGTCTTCTGGGACGTTTCCGAGTGAATTATCAG TTGTCAGAGCTTGTGAATGTGGAAGGCTATAGTGACTGGATTCGTTTAGTAGCAGAGTTCACATTAAAGTCTTTGCAATCCTGGAAG TGGGCTAGCAGCAGTGTATACTACCTTTTAGGACTATGGTCTAGATTGGTGACATCTGTACCATACTTGAAAGGCGATGCACCCAGCTTGCTTGATGAATTTGTGCCAAAAATTACTGAAGGTTTCATCACATCAAGATTTAATTCCGTTCAG GATGGATCGCCAGATGATCTTTCTGAGAACCCATTAGACAATGTTGAACTTCTTCAGGATCAGCTGGATTGTTTTCCTTACCTCTGTAGATTCCAG TATGAAAGCAGTAGTTTGTATATAATAAACATAGTGGAGCCTATTCTGCAAATATATACG GAAAGAGCTCGAGTGCAGACCAGTGATAACAGTGACCTCTCTGTTATTGAAGCCAAACTTGCTTGGATTGTTCATATTGTTGCTGCAATTCTTAAGATAAAACAATGTACTGGATGCAg TGCTGAGTCACAAGAAGTACTTGATGCGGAACTTTCGGCTCGTATCTTGCAATTAATAAATGTCACTGACAGTGGGGTACACAGCCAG AGATATGGTGAAATAAGCAAGCAAAGACTTGATCGTGCAATCCTTACCTTCTTTCAACATTTTCGGAAGTCTTATGTGGGTGATCAGGCCATGCATTCTTCGAAG TTATATGCCCGCCTTTCTGAGCTTCTTGGACTTCATGATCATCTTTTAATGTTAAATGCGATTGTTGGCAAGATTGCTACAAACCTGAAATGTTATACTGAG AGTGAGGAGGTCATTGGTCACACCCTGAGTTTATTTTTGGAGCTGGCATCTGG ATACATGACTGGAAAGCTACTTTTGAAGTTGGATACTGTCAAATTTATAGTTGCCAATCACACT AGGGAGCACTTCCCATTTCTAGAAGAGTATAGATGTTCTCGCAGCAGAACAACTTTCTATTACACAATTGGTTGGCTAATATTCATGGAAGACAGCCCTGTGAAATTTAAATCTTCCATGGATCCACTTCTGCaa GTTTTCATCAATCTGGAATCAACTCCTGATTCAATGTTTCGTACTGATGCTGTAAAGTATGCGTTAATTGGGCTGATGAGAGACCTTAGGGGAATTGCCATGGCCACAAATAG TCGCAGAACTTATGGGCTTCTGTTTGATTGGTTGTACCCCGCACACATGCCGCTTCTTTTGAAAGGCATTTTGCACTGGTCTGATACACCAGAG GTGACCACCCCTTTACTGAAATTCATGGCTGAGTTTGTACTGAACAAAGCCCAACGTTTGACTTTTGACTCATCTTCTCCTAATGGCATACTTCTTTTCCGAGAAGTCAGTAAATTGATTGTTGCTTATGGGTCAAGGATTTTGTCTCTCCCAAATGTTGCTGATATATATGCCTTCAAATACAAAGGAATATGGATTTCTTTAACTATTCTCACGAGAG CTCTTGCTGGAAATTATGTCAACTTTGGGGTGTTTGAGCTATATGGTGATAGAGCTCTTTCTGATGCACTTGATATCGCACTGAAGATGACATTATCAATTCCTTTGGCTGATATATTGGCATTCCGTAAG CTGACAAGGGCCTACTTTGCATTCTTGGAGGTTTTATTCAACAGCCATATAGTTTATATACTGAATCTGGATACCACTACTTTTATGCATATAGTTGGATCCCTTGAATCTGGGCTTAAAGGTCTAGATACAAGTATTTCATCACAG TGTGCATCTGCTGTTGATAATTTGGCTGCTTTCTACTTCAACaacatcaccatgggtgaggCGCCCACATTACCTACTGCGGTCAATCTTGCTCGTCACATTTCAGACTGCCCCAATTTGTTTCCAGAA ATACTGAAGACGCTATTTGAGATTGTTTTATTCGAGGACTGTGGCAACCAGTGGAGTCTCAGCAGACCAATGCTCAGCTTGATACTTATTAGTGAGCAG ATGTTCTCTGATTTGAAAGTTCGGATCTTGGCTTCACAG CCAGCGGATCAACATCAGCGGCTTTCACAGTGTTTTGACAAGCTTATGGCAGATGTTACCAGAAGCTTGGATTCAAAGAACAGGGACAAGTTTACCCAAAACCTGACAGTATTCAGGCATGAGTTTCGTGTGAAGTAA
- the LOC18787388 gene encoding exportin-7 isoform X1 produces the protein MEGLRQLEALCERLYNSQDSVERAHAENTLKCFSVNIEYISQCQYILDNAVTPYALMLASSSLLKQVTDHSLALQLRLDIRSYLINYLATRGPELQPFVTASLIQLLCRLTKFGWFDDDRFREVVKESMNFLNQATSDHYAIGLKILSQLVSEMNQPNPGLPSTHHRRVACSFRDQSLFQIFQISLTSLRQLETNVASRLQELALSLSLKCLSFDFVGTSIDESSEEFGTVQIPSAWRSVLEDPSTLQVFFDYYAITKAPLSKEALECLVRLASVRRSLFTNDAARSKFLAHLMTGTKEILQTGQGLADHDNYHEYCRLLGRFRVNYQLSELVNVEGYSDWIRLVAEFTLKSLQSWKWASSSVYYLLGLWSRLVTSVPYLKGDAPSLLDEFVPKITEGFITSRFNSVQDGSPDDLSENPLDNVELLQDQLDCFPYLCRFQYESSSLYIINIVEPILQIYTERARVQTSDNSDLSVIEAKLAWIVHIVAAILKIKQCTGCSAESQEVLDAELSARILQLINVTDSGVHSQRYGEISKQRLDRAILTFFQHFRKSYVGDQAMHSSKQLYARLSELLGLHDHLLMLNAIVGKIATNLKCYTESEEVIGHTLSLFLELASGYMTGKLLLKLDTVKFIVANHTREHFPFLEEYRCSRSRTTFYYTIGWLIFMEDSPVKFKSSMDPLLQVFINLESTPDSMFRTDAVKYALIGLMRDLRGIAMATNSRRTYGLLFDWLYPAHMPLLLKGILHWSDTPEVTTPLLKFMAEFVLNKAQRLTFDSSSPNGILLFREVSKLIVAYGSRILSLPNVADIYAFKYKGIWISLTILTRALAGNYVNFGVFELYGDRALSDALDIALKMTLSIPLADILAFRKLTRAYFAFLEVLFNSHIVYILNLDTTTFMHIVGSLESGLKGLDTSISSQCASAVDNLAAFYFNNITMGEAPTLPTAVNLARHISDCPNLFPEILKTLFEIVLFEDCGNQWSLSRPMLSLILISEQMFSDLKVRILASQPADQHQRLSQCFDKLMADVTRSLDSKNRDKFTQNLTVFRHEFRVK, from the exons ATGGAAGGGTTACGGCAACTGGAGGCTTTGTGTGAGAGGCTGTACAATTCGCAGGACTCTGTTGAACGAGCCCACGCTGAGAACACTCTCAAATGCTTTTCTGTGAACATCGAATACATTTCACAGTGCCAATACATTCTGGACAATGCCGTGACTCCGTACGCGTTGATGCTAGCTAGTTCTAGTTTGTTGAAGCAAGTCACTGACCATAGCCTTGCTCTGCAGCTTCGTCTTGATATTC GGAGTTACCTTATTAACTATTTGGCCACTAGAGGACCTGAGTTGCAGCCATTTGTGACTGCATCCTTAATCCAACTCTTATGTCGACTCACCAAGTTTGGGTGGTTTGATGATGATCGATTCCGGGAAGTGGTGAAAGAGTCAATGAACTTCTTGAACCAG GCAACATCTGATCACTATGCCATTGGTTTGAAGATATTGAGCCAACTTGTGTCTGAGATGAATCAG CCTAATCCAGGGTTGCCCTCAACTCATCATCGGAGGGTTGCCTGCTCCTTCAGGGATCAGTCTCTGTTTCAAATATTCCAAATATCCTTAACTTCATTGCGTCAACTGGAAACTAATG TTGCAAGTCGATTGCAAGAGTTGGctctttctctttcacttAAATGTTtatcttttgattttgttgggaCATCAATTGATGAAAGTTCTGAAGAATTTGGTACTGTTCAg ATTCCATCTGCTTGGAGGTCAGTTTTGGAGGATCCATCAACACTTCAAGTATTCTTTGATTACTATGCCATTACAAAGGCCCCCCTTTCAAAGGAG GCATTGGAGTGCTTGGTGCGACTAGCTTCTGTTAGACGTTCTTTGTTCACAAATGATGCCGCCCGTTCTAAGTTTTTGGCCCATTTAATGACAGGAACCAAAGAAATCCTACAAACTGGGCAAG GTCTTGCTGATCATGATAATTACCATGAATATTGTCGTCTTCTGGGACGTTTCCGAGTGAATTATCAG TTGTCAGAGCTTGTGAATGTGGAAGGCTATAGTGACTGGATTCGTTTAGTAGCAGAGTTCACATTAAAGTCTTTGCAATCCTGGAAG TGGGCTAGCAGCAGTGTATACTACCTTTTAGGACTATGGTCTAGATTGGTGACATCTGTACCATACTTGAAAGGCGATGCACCCAGCTTGCTTGATGAATTTGTGCCAAAAATTACTGAAGGTTTCATCACATCAAGATTTAATTCCGTTCAG GATGGATCGCCAGATGATCTTTCTGAGAACCCATTAGACAATGTTGAACTTCTTCAGGATCAGCTGGATTGTTTTCCTTACCTCTGTAGATTCCAG TATGAAAGCAGTAGTTTGTATATAATAAACATAGTGGAGCCTATTCTGCAAATATATACG GAAAGAGCTCGAGTGCAGACCAGTGATAACAGTGACCTCTCTGTTATTGAAGCCAAACTTGCTTGGATTGTTCATATTGTTGCTGCAATTCTTAAGATAAAACAATGTACTGGATGCAg TGCTGAGTCACAAGAAGTACTTGATGCGGAACTTTCGGCTCGTATCTTGCAATTAATAAATGTCACTGACAGTGGGGTACACAGCCAG AGATATGGTGAAATAAGCAAGCAAAGACTTGATCGTGCAATCCTTACCTTCTTTCAACATTTTCGGAAGTCTTATGTGGGTGATCAGGCCATGCATTCTTCGAAG CAGTTATATGCCCGCCTTTCTGAGCTTCTTGGACTTCATGATCATCTTTTAATGTTAAATGCGATTGTTGGCAAGATTGCTACAAACCTGAAATGTTATACTGAG AGTGAGGAGGTCATTGGTCACACCCTGAGTTTATTTTTGGAGCTGGCATCTGG ATACATGACTGGAAAGCTACTTTTGAAGTTGGATACTGTCAAATTTATAGTTGCCAATCACACT AGGGAGCACTTCCCATTTCTAGAAGAGTATAGATGTTCTCGCAGCAGAACAACTTTCTATTACACAATTGGTTGGCTAATATTCATGGAAGACAGCCCTGTGAAATTTAAATCTTCCATGGATCCACTTCTGCaa GTTTTCATCAATCTGGAATCAACTCCTGATTCAATGTTTCGTACTGATGCTGTAAAGTATGCGTTAATTGGGCTGATGAGAGACCTTAGGGGAATTGCCATGGCCACAAATAG TCGCAGAACTTATGGGCTTCTGTTTGATTGGTTGTACCCCGCACACATGCCGCTTCTTTTGAAAGGCATTTTGCACTGGTCTGATACACCAGAG GTGACCACCCCTTTACTGAAATTCATGGCTGAGTTTGTACTGAACAAAGCCCAACGTTTGACTTTTGACTCATCTTCTCCTAATGGCATACTTCTTTTCCGAGAAGTCAGTAAATTGATTGTTGCTTATGGGTCAAGGATTTTGTCTCTCCCAAATGTTGCTGATATATATGCCTTCAAATACAAAGGAATATGGATTTCTTTAACTATTCTCACGAGAG CTCTTGCTGGAAATTATGTCAACTTTGGGGTGTTTGAGCTATATGGTGATAGAGCTCTTTCTGATGCACTTGATATCGCACTGAAGATGACATTATCAATTCCTTTGGCTGATATATTGGCATTCCGTAAG CTGACAAGGGCCTACTTTGCATTCTTGGAGGTTTTATTCAACAGCCATATAGTTTATATACTGAATCTGGATACCACTACTTTTATGCATATAGTTGGATCCCTTGAATCTGGGCTTAAAGGTCTAGATACAAGTATTTCATCACAG TGTGCATCTGCTGTTGATAATTTGGCTGCTTTCTACTTCAACaacatcaccatgggtgaggCGCCCACATTACCTACTGCGGTCAATCTTGCTCGTCACATTTCAGACTGCCCCAATTTGTTTCCAGAA ATACTGAAGACGCTATTTGAGATTGTTTTATTCGAGGACTGTGGCAACCAGTGGAGTCTCAGCAGACCAATGCTCAGCTTGATACTTATTAGTGAGCAG ATGTTCTCTGATTTGAAAGTTCGGATCTTGGCTTCACAG CCAGCGGATCAACATCAGCGGCTTTCACAGTGTTTTGACAAGCTTATGGCAGATGTTACCAGAAGCTTGGATTCAAAGAACAGGGACAAGTTTACCCAAAACCTGACAGTATTCAGGCATGAGTTTCGTGTGAAGTAA
- the LOC18785951 gene encoding oligoribonuclease isoform X2, giving the protein MEDLANAFSVLELDAEDDDQAREASSVSKNKDDTTKSSGKKTEKKVNNSDNILLVKEKESQQKPLEKYKLPLVWIDLEMTGLNVEVDRILEIACIITDGKLTKSVEGPDLVIHQTKECLDRMGEWCRSHHKASGLTKKMLESTISEREAEKQVIEFVTRIVGTYTPQLAGNSVYVDFAFLKKYMPDLASLFSHVIVDVSRVKALCIRWYPRVPLGGTGLPNLTQFKLLVRLL; this is encoded by the exons ATGGAGGACCTCGCAAATGCATTCTCTGTGCTGGAGCTTGACGCTGAAGACGACGATCAAGCGCGAGAGGCCTCTTCTGtttccaaaaacaaagatGACACTACAAAATCTTCAG GCAAGAAGACGGAGAAGAAAGTCAACAACTCTGATAACATTTTGCTagtaaaagagaaagagagtcaGCAAAAGCCTCTAGAAAAGTACAAGTTGCCCCTGGTTTGGATTGACTTGGAAATGACTG GTTTAAATGTTGAAGTTGATCGGATACTAGAGATTGCCTGTATAATTACTGATGgaaaattaaccaaatcagTAGAG GGCCCTGATTTGGTTATTCATCAAACTAAGGAGTGTTTAGATAGGATGGGCGAATGGTGTCGAAGTCATCATAAAGCTAGTG gGTTGACAAAAAAGATGCTGGAAAGTACAATCAGTGAAAGAGAAGCTGAAAAGCAG GTCATAGAATTTGTAACGAGAATCGTAGGAACATATACACCTCAGTTAGCAGGCAATTCAGTTTATGTGGATTTTGCATTTTTAAAG AAATACATGCCAGATTTGGCTAGCCTTTTCTCCCATGTAATAGTGGATGTTAGCAGGGTTAAAGCTTTATGCATTCGCTGGTATCCTAGAG TGCCCTTAGGAGGAACTGGGTTGCCTAATCTTACACAATTCAAATTGTTGGTGCGTTTACTCTAG
- the LOC18785951 gene encoding oligoribonuclease isoform X3: MEDLANAFSVLELDAEDDDQAREASSVSKNKDDTTKSSGLNVEVDRILEIACIITDGKLTKSVEGPDLVIHQTKECLDRMGEWCRSHHKASGLTKKMLESTISEREAEKQVIEFVTRIVGTYTPQLAGNSVYVDFAFLKKYMPDLASLFSHVIVDVSRVKALCIRWYPRDNKNAPSKENNHRAMDDIRESIRELKYYKENIFKAFKK, from the exons ATGGAGGACCTCGCAAATGCATTCTCTGTGCTGGAGCTTGACGCTGAAGACGACGATCAAGCGCGAGAGGCCTCTTCTGtttccaaaaacaaagatGACACTACAAAATCTTCAG GTTTAAATGTTGAAGTTGATCGGATACTAGAGATTGCCTGTATAATTACTGATGgaaaattaaccaaatcagTAGAG GGCCCTGATTTGGTTATTCATCAAACTAAGGAGTGTTTAGATAGGATGGGCGAATGGTGTCGAAGTCATCATAAAGCTAGTG gGTTGACAAAAAAGATGCTGGAAAGTACAATCAGTGAAAGAGAAGCTGAAAAGCAG GTCATAGAATTTGTAACGAGAATCGTAGGAACATATACACCTCAGTTAGCAGGCAATTCAGTTTATGTGGATTTTGCATTTTTAAAG AAATACATGCCAGATTTGGCTAGCCTTTTCTCCCATGTAATAGTGGATGTTAGCAGGGTTAAAGCTTTATGCATTCGCTGGTATCCTAGAG ATAATAAGAATGCCCCTTCTAAAGAAAATAATCACAGAGCCATGGATGATATTAGAGAAAGTATCAGGGAACTTAAATACTACAAGGAGAATATATTCAAAGCATTTAAAAAATGA
- the LOC18785951 gene encoding oligoribonuclease isoform X1, giving the protein MEDLANAFSVLELDAEDDDQAREASSVSKNKDDTTKSSGKKTEKKVNNSDNILLVKEKESQQKPLEKYKLPLVWIDLEMTGLNVEVDRILEIACIITDGKLTKSVEGPDLVIHQTKECLDRMGEWCRSHHKASGLTKKMLESTISEREAEKQVIEFVTRIVGTYTPQLAGNSVYVDFAFLKKYMPDLASLFSHVIVDVSRVKALCIRWYPRDNKNAPSKENNHRAMDDIRESIRELKYYKENIFKAFKK; this is encoded by the exons ATGGAGGACCTCGCAAATGCATTCTCTGTGCTGGAGCTTGACGCTGAAGACGACGATCAAGCGCGAGAGGCCTCTTCTGtttccaaaaacaaagatGACACTACAAAATCTTCAG GCAAGAAGACGGAGAAGAAAGTCAACAACTCTGATAACATTTTGCTagtaaaagagaaagagagtcaGCAAAAGCCTCTAGAAAAGTACAAGTTGCCCCTGGTTTGGATTGACTTGGAAATGACTG GTTTAAATGTTGAAGTTGATCGGATACTAGAGATTGCCTGTATAATTACTGATGgaaaattaaccaaatcagTAGAG GGCCCTGATTTGGTTATTCATCAAACTAAGGAGTGTTTAGATAGGATGGGCGAATGGTGTCGAAGTCATCATAAAGCTAGTG gGTTGACAAAAAAGATGCTGGAAAGTACAATCAGTGAAAGAGAAGCTGAAAAGCAG GTCATAGAATTTGTAACGAGAATCGTAGGAACATATACACCTCAGTTAGCAGGCAATTCAGTTTATGTGGATTTTGCATTTTTAAAG AAATACATGCCAGATTTGGCTAGCCTTTTCTCCCATGTAATAGTGGATGTTAGCAGGGTTAAAGCTTTATGCATTCGCTGGTATCCTAGAG ATAATAAGAATGCCCCTTCTAAAGAAAATAATCACAGAGCCATGGATGATATTAGAGAAAGTATCAGGGAACTTAAATACTACAAGGAGAATATATTCAAAGCATTTAAAAAATGA